Proteins encoded together in one Lathyrus oleraceus cultivar Zhongwan6 chromosome 5, CAAS_Psat_ZW6_1.0, whole genome shotgun sequence window:
- the LOC127081318 gene encoding uncharacterized protein LOC127081318 has product MSQIAQQLAGSQQQGVLPSSTITNPRENNHVNAVTRRNGKSKEVPEKSSEEEDLLLEVDLEIKENEVANEEVTSDERVVKDKVIDPKPAVKLPYPTRNKKKGQHEKNFEKFLEMFKKLELNIPFLEALEQMPTYAKFMKDIISKKRTIETNPIILTETCSAILQGMKVPVKKKDRGSVTIPYTIGDRSFKKALIDLGASVSLMPLSIYKRLGIGKIQDTRMTLQFADHSVKRPYGIVEDVLVKIDKFVFPVDFVILEMPEDEEIPIILGRPFLETGRCLIDIEEGTMTLKVYDEELKIDVRNTMKYKDEVATSQHIEIIDQICEKKNCLTTQKLPLERVLSLSIFNEEEIVDEKDMEVVAMMEASPPFKGYRHNRWEDLRQPLVEEKKDEQKKGTKLKQLPESLKYVFLDTESKCPAIISSHLEVLQENKLVKV; this is encoded by the coding sequence ATGAGTCAGATAGCCCAACAACTAGCGGGTTCTCAACAACAAGGCGTGTTACCGAGTTCTACGATTACTAATCCAAGAGAAAATAATCATGTGAATGCGGTGACCAGAAGGAATGGTAAGTCGAAAGAAGTACCTGAAAAGAGCTCTGAAGAAGAAGACTTATTGCTTGAAGTTGATCTTGagataaaagaaaatgaggtCGCGAATGAAGAGGTCACTAGTGATGAAAGAGTGGTAAAAGACAAAGTTATTGATCCAAAACCGGCCGTCAAACTACCATACccaacaagaaataagaagaaaggacagcatgagaaaaactttgagaagttCCTGGAGATGTTTAAAAAGCTTGAGCTAAACATCCCGTTCTTGGAGGCGCTTGAGCAAATGCCTACCTATGCtaagttcatgaaagacatcatctcgAAGAAGCGGACCATAGAGACTAACCCGATCATTCTAACGGAAACTTGTAGTGCcattttgcagggtatgaaggTTCCGGTGAAGAAGAAGGATCGAGGTTCTGTAACTATTCCTTATACCATTGGAGATAGATCCTTCAAGAAAGCTCTAATTGATTTGGGAGCGAGTGTAAGCCTTATGCCGCTGTCCATTTATAAGAGGTTGGGGATAGGAAAAATTCAAGATACAAGAATGACACTCCAGTTTGCTGACCACTCTGTGAAGAGACCTTATGGGATAGTAGAAGATGTGCTAGTAAAGATCGACAAGTTTGTGTTTCCAGTGGATTTTGTCATTTTGgagatgccggaagatgaagagataccaaTCATTTTGGGGAGACCATTTTTAGAGACCGGGAGATGTTTGATCGACATAGAAGAAGGCACGATGACTTTGAAAGtgtatgatgaagagttaaaaattgatgtGCGAAACACCATGAAGTACAAGGATGAGGTTGCCACTAGTCAACATATTGAGATAATTGATCAAATATGTGAGAAGAAAAATTGCTTGACAACACAAAAATTacctttggaaagagtgttgagtTTATCAATTTTTAACGAAGAGGAAATAGTTGACGAGAAAGATATGGAAGTAGTAGCCATGATGGAAGCATCACCACCTTTCAAAGGTTATCGACACAaccggtgggaagatttaagGCAACCCTTAGTGGAAGAAAAGAAAGATGAACAAAAGAAGGGGACCAAATTGAAACAACTCCCGGAAAGCCTCAAATATGTATTCCTAGACACAGAGAGTAAGTGCCCGGCCATCATAAGTTCACATCTAGAAGTTCTTCAGGAAAATAAGCTTGTCAAAGTTTAA